A single Thiohalobacter thiocyanaticus DNA region contains:
- the ubiK gene encoding ubiquinone biosynthesis accessory factor UbiK — MPDPKILDEIAQRLSQAMPAGVKSLQSDLDKNLRGALASALERLDLVTREEFEVQAAVLARTREKLDAMNARVAELERRVLGQSPQDNAADGSGEDMDGG; from the coding sequence ATGCCGGATCCCAAGATACTTGACGAGATTGCCCAGCGGCTCAGCCAGGCCATGCCTGCCGGGGTGAAGTCCCTGCAGTCGGACCTGGACAAGAACCTGCGCGGCGCACTGGCTTCGGCCCTGGAGCGGCTCGACCTGGTCACCCGCGAGGAGTTCGAGGTGCAGGCCGCCGTACTGGCCCGCACCCGCGAGAAGCTGGACGCCATGAACGCGCGTGTGGCCGAACTGGAGCGCCGGGTGTTGGGACAGTCGCCGCAGGACAATGCCGCGGACGGCTCCGGCGAGGATATGGACGGCGGTTGA
- a CDS encoding DUF4465 domain-containing protein — protein MQLEQKTALTAGIMLLASGAAGAATVSGFDDLALAPESYHAGVTGALYTPNTTSFTSGPATYYNEATDWGGSTSWQGWAYSNTTDTSTPGYLNQYSAYTGGGYNSSNYGVAFTSTGAASVVSFAQPSQLTGAYFTNTTYAALSMLNGDQFAKQFGGASGDDEDWFRMTITGKDSTDAVTGTLDMYLADYRFSDNSQDYILDAWTWQDLGALGTVSSLEFTLSSSDVGDYGMNTPAYFAMDDLQVSAVPLPPALWLFASGLLLLGRRVRRAAPPA, from the coding sequence ATGCAATTGGAACAGAAAACAGCACTCACGGCCGGAATCATGCTCCTGGCCAGCGGCGCTGCCGGCGCCGCCACCGTCAGCGGCTTCGATGACCTGGCACTGGCGCCCGAGTCCTATCACGCCGGCGTGACCGGCGCCCTGTACACGCCCAATACCACCAGCTTCACCAGCGGCCCGGCCACCTATTACAACGAGGCCACCGACTGGGGGGGTAGCACCTCCTGGCAGGGTTGGGCCTACTCCAACACCACCGACACGAGCACGCCCGGCTACCTGAATCAGTACAGCGCCTATACGGGCGGTGGGTACAATTCGTCGAATTACGGTGTCGCCTTCACCAGTACGGGCGCGGCCAGCGTGGTCAGTTTCGCCCAGCCGTCACAACTGACCGGCGCCTACTTCACCAACACCACATACGCCGCCCTGTCGATGCTCAATGGCGATCAGTTCGCCAAGCAGTTCGGGGGAGCCAGCGGCGACGACGAAGACTGGTTCAGGATGACGATCACCGGCAAGGACAGCACTGATGCGGTGACCGGCACCCTGGACATGTATCTGGCCGATTATCGCTTCAGCGACAACAGCCAGGACTACATCCTGGATGCCTGGACCTGGCAGGACTTGGGGGCACTGGGCACGGTGAGCAGTCTGGAGTTCACGCTGAGTTCCTCGGATGTGGGCGACTACGGCATGAACACGCCGGCCTATTTCGCGATGGACGATCTGCAGGTCAGCGCCGTGCCGTTGCCGCCGGCGCTGTGGCTGTTCGCCAGCGGCCTGTTGCTGCTGGGGCGTCGGGTGCGCCGGGCAGCACCACCGGCCTGA
- the hemF gene encoding oxygen-dependent coproporphyrinogen oxidase, with amino-acid sequence MQPDLNAVQAYLTDLQTRICDALGELDGRPFIEDSWTREAGGGGCSRVLEDGAVFEKAGVNYSHVHGTELPGSATAHRPELAGRSFHATGVSLVIHPRNPYVPTSHANVRFFIAEKPGEAPVWWFGGGFDLTPYYGFEADAAHWHRTAAAACAPFGEDVYPRYKQWCDEYFHLRHRDEPRGIGGLFFDDLNTGGFDHCFGFMRSVGDHFLPAYRPIVERRMGTEWGEREREFQLYRRGRYVEFNLIYDRGTLFGLQSGGRTESILMSLPPRVSWRYDWHPEPGSEEARLYRDFLRPRDWLAEQD; translated from the coding sequence ATGCAGCCCGACCTGAACGCCGTCCAGGCCTACCTGACCGACCTGCAGACCCGTATCTGCGACGCCCTCGGCGAACTCGACGGCCGGCCCTTCATCGAGGACAGCTGGACCCGCGAGGCCGGCGGCGGCGGCTGCAGCCGGGTGCTGGAGGACGGCGCGGTGTTCGAGAAGGCGGGGGTGAACTACTCCCATGTCCACGGCACCGAACTGCCGGGCTCGGCCACCGCCCACCGCCCGGAACTGGCCGGGCGCAGCTTCCACGCCACCGGGGTGTCGCTGGTCATCCATCCGCGCAATCCCTATGTACCGACCTCGCATGCCAATGTGCGCTTCTTCATTGCCGAGAAACCCGGCGAGGCCCCGGTGTGGTGGTTCGGCGGCGGCTTCGACCTCACCCCCTACTACGGCTTCGAGGCGGATGCGGCCCACTGGCATCGCACCGCAGCGGCGGCCTGTGCGCCCTTCGGCGAGGACGTCTATCCGCGCTACAAACAGTGGTGCGACGAATATTTCCATCTCAGGCACCGGGACGAACCGCGCGGCATTGGCGGGCTGTTCTTCGATGACCTGAATACCGGCGGTTTCGACCACTGCTTCGGCTTCATGCGCTCGGTCGGAGACCACTTTCTGCCTGCCTACCGGCCGATCGTGGAACGGCGCATGGGAACCGAGTGGGGCGAGCGCGAGCGTGAGTTCCAACTCTACCGCCGCGGCCGCTACGTGGAGTTCAACCTGATCTATGACCGCGGCACCCTGTTCGGGCTGCAGTCGGGCGGGCGCACCGAGTCCATCCTGATGTCGCTGCCGCCGCGGGTCAGCTGGCGCTATGACTGGCACCCCGAACCCGGCAGCGAGGAAGCGCGGCTGTACCGGGATTTCCTGCGCCCGCGCGACTGGCTGGCCGAACAGGACTGA
- the rd gene encoding rubredoxin — MKKWQCIVCGFIYDEAEGLPDEGIAPGTRWEDIPEDWVCPDCGVGKSDFEMIEMD, encoded by the coding sequence ATGAAGAAATGGCAGTGCATTGTATGTGGTTTCATCTATGACGAGGCCGAGGGCCTGCCCGATGAGGGCATCGCACCCGGCACCCGCTGGGAGGATATCCCGGAGGACTGGGTCTGCCCCGACTGCGGCGTGGGCAAATCCGACTTCGAAATGATCGAGATGGATTGA
- the aroE gene encoding shikimate dehydrogenase — protein sequence MSMADTAAPPDRYAVMGNPIDHSKSPQIHTLFARQTHQHLVYEAIRVEPGHLATAIALFRQAGGQGLNITVPFKQDAWRLAEVLNPRAERAGAVNTLLWGNDGRLIGDNTDGIGLVRDLTENLEQVLTDRRILLLGAGGAARGVIGPLLETHPAGLRIANRTAEKARELAGVFQDAGNVEGSGLDELADNRFDLIINATAAGLDSEVPAIPTSIIGEHCCCYDLMYASQPTAFVQWARNHGAALAIDGLGMLVEQAAESFYLWRGLRPDTPPVIAALRSGL from the coding sequence ATGAGCATGGCAGATACCGCAGCGCCGCCCGATCGCTACGCTGTGATGGGCAACCCCATCGACCACAGCAAATCGCCGCAGATCCATACACTGTTCGCACGCCAGACCCACCAGCACCTGGTCTACGAGGCCATCCGGGTCGAGCCGGGGCATCTGGCCACCGCCATCGCCCTGTTCCGCCAGGCTGGCGGCCAGGGGCTGAACATCACCGTGCCCTTCAAGCAGGATGCCTGGCGCCTGGCCGAGGTGCTCAATCCGCGGGCCGAGCGGGCAGGAGCGGTCAATACGCTGCTGTGGGGCAACGACGGTCGGCTGATCGGCGACAACACCGACGGCATCGGCCTGGTACGCGACCTGACCGAGAATCTGGAGCAGGTGCTCACCGATCGCCGGATCCTGCTGCTGGGTGCGGGCGGGGCCGCGCGCGGGGTGATCGGACCGCTGCTGGAGACCCATCCGGCGGGGCTGCGCATCGCCAATCGCACCGCGGAGAAGGCGCGCGAGTTGGCCGGGGTGTTTCAGGACGCGGGCAACGTCGAGGGCAGCGGTCTGGACGAACTGGCCGATAACCGCTTCGATCTGATCATCAATGCCACTGCGGCCGGTTTGGACAGCGAGGTGCCGGCGATTCCGACTTCCATCATCGGGGAGCACTGCTGCTGTTATGACCTGATGTACGCCAGCCAGCCGACGGCCTTCGTGCAATGGGCGCGCAACCACGGGGCCGCGCTGGCCATAGACGGTCTGGGCATGCTGGTGGAACAGGCGGCGGAGTCGTTCTATCTGTGGCGGGGACTGCGGCCGGACACACCGCCGGTAATCGCGGCGCTGCGCAGCGGACTCTGA
- a CDS encoding GGDEF domain-containing protein, which produces MQYNESFDQAAEYVRLALPLMAKHAIPATPQHYTVWYEYVAGRNPVLQESIEQAIHDPRQPVSVDFSTALFEEHFRQAEMQLAESLRNEVRARLAQILEQVSLSGDQTLHYGELLGRYENSLAQDMSTEEFRGLLNEFIRETQTMQETNRALQDQLDQTRGELDRMREQLEEARMAASTDALTGLHNRMTLDEKLRDYTRRAREDGESLCLIMADIDHFKRFNDTHGHIVGDRLLQLVAGILRENVKGQDIVARFGGEEFAILLPNTPLHGALAVAEHLRATVQQQRLRRKDTQDPIGSVTLSLGLARYQSGEPVHAFVERADMALYQAKHSGRNRVAVESQAPAA; this is translated from the coding sequence ATGCAATACAATGAAAGCTTCGATCAGGCCGCGGAGTATGTCCGCCTGGCCCTGCCGCTGATGGCCAAGCACGCCATCCCCGCCACGCCCCAGCACTACACGGTCTGGTATGAATACGTAGCCGGCCGCAACCCGGTGTTGCAGGAAAGCATTGAACAGGCCATCCATGATCCACGCCAGCCGGTGTCGGTGGACTTCAGCACCGCACTGTTCGAGGAGCATTTCCGCCAGGCCGAGATGCAGCTGGCCGAATCGCTGCGCAACGAGGTACGCGCGCGCCTGGCCCAGATCCTGGAGCAGGTCAGTCTGTCGGGCGACCAGACCCTGCACTACGGCGAGTTGCTGGGCCGTTACGAGAACAGCCTGGCACAGGACATGAGCACCGAGGAATTCCGCGGCCTGCTCAACGAATTCATCCGCGAGACCCAGACCATGCAGGAGACCAACCGGGCGCTGCAGGACCAGCTGGACCAGACCCGGGGCGAGCTTGACCGCATGCGTGAACAACTTGAGGAGGCGCGCATGGCCGCCTCCACCGATGCCCTGACCGGCCTGCACAACCGCATGACCCTGGATGAGAAGCTGCGCGACTATACCCGCCGGGCCCGGGAAGACGGCGAGAGCCTGTGCCTGATCATGGCCGACATCGATCACTTCAAGCGTTTCAATGATACCCACGGCCACATCGTGGGCGACCGGCTGCTGCAGCTGGTCGCGGGCATCCTCAGGGAAAACGTCAAGGGCCAGGATATCGTGGCCCGTTTCGGCGGCGAGGAATTCGCCATCCTGCTGCCGAATACGCCCCTGCACGGGGCGCTGGCCGTGGCCGAGCACCTGCGCGCCACTGTCCAGCAGCAGCGGCTGCGGCGCAAGGATACCCAGGACCCGATCGGCAGCGTGACCCTGTCCCTGGGCCTGGCCCGCTACCAGTCCGGGGAACCGGTGCACGCCTTCGTCGAGCGCGCCGACATGGCGCTGTACCAGGCCAAGCACTCCGGACGCAACCGCGTCGCGGTGGAAAGCCAGGCCCCGGCGGCCTGA
- a CDS encoding TorF family putative porin encodes MKYLTHTLASVVMLSATGAAYAEASANVALSSNYMFRGISQTGEDAIEPAISGGFDFGHESGLYIGTWASNVELADADGDGEIADMEMDIYGGYSGEMGGLSYDVGLLYFWYPGTDKLDFFEYYGSLGTSVGSADVGLSINISPDYYAESGDSYYLNASVSLPLSDSFGFNASVGYQSIDEENTFGTPDYYDWKLGLTTSAMGLDLELAYIDTDLSNSDCFGGTDFCDGRAVFTASKSF; translated from the coding sequence ATGAAATACCTCACTCACACCCTCGCAAGCGTTGTCATGCTGAGCGCCACCGGTGCGGCCTATGCCGAAGCCAGCGCGAACGTGGCCCTGTCCTCCAACTACATGTTCCGCGGCATCTCGCAGACCGGCGAGGACGCCATCGAGCCGGCCATCTCGGGCGGTTTCGACTTCGGTCATGAGAGCGGGCTGTATATCGGCACCTGGGCCTCCAATGTCGAACTGGCCGATGCCGACGGCGACGGCGAGATCGCCGATATGGAGATGGACATCTACGGTGGCTACTCCGGCGAGATGGGCGGCCTCAGCTACGATGTCGGCCTGCTGTACTTCTGGTACCCCGGCACCGACAAGCTGGACTTCTTCGAGTACTACGGCAGCCTGGGCACCAGCGTCGGTTCCGCCGACGTGGGCCTGTCCATCAACATCTCGCCCGACTACTACGCCGAGTCCGGTGACTCCTACTACCTCAATGCCTCCGTCTCCCTGCCGTTGTCCGACAGCTTCGGCTTCAACGCCAGCGTGGGCTACCAGTCCATCGATGAGGAGAACACCTTCGGCACGCCGGACTACTACGACTGGAAGCTCGGCCTGACCACCTCAGCCATGGGCCTGGATCTGGAGTTGGCTTACATCGACACCGACCTGAGCAACTCCGACTGCTTCGGCGGCACGGACTTCTGCGACGGCCGGGCCGTGTTCACCGCCTCCAAGAGCTTCTGA
- the hemB gene encoding porphobilinogen synthase gives MSEFHTARGPFSHTRMRRMRRDDFSRRLMREHRLSVDDLIWPVFVIEGENQREAVSSMPGVERLSIDQLLVEAETAHRLGIPAIALFPVTPAERKSEDAAEAFNPEGLAQRAVRALKAALPTLGVITDVALDPFTTHGQDGLLDASGYVLNDETVEVLVRQALSHAEAGADVVAPSDMMDGRIGRIRAALEADGHIHTRILAYSAKYASSFYGPFRDAVGSAANLGAGNKYTYQMDPANGDEAMHEVALDLAEGADMVMVKPGMPYLDIVYRVKRDFGVPTYVYQVSGEYAMLEAAAGHGWLDGRAVILESLLGMKRAGADGILTYFACRVAHWLREAEQG, from the coding sequence ATGTCCGAATTTCACACCGCCCGCGGCCCTTTCAGCCACACCCGAATGCGCCGCATGCGCCGCGACGATTTCTCGCGCCGCCTGATGCGCGAGCATCGATTGAGCGTGGATGACCTGATCTGGCCGGTGTTCGTTATCGAGGGCGAGAACCAGCGCGAGGCCGTGTCGTCCATGCCGGGGGTGGAACGCCTGAGTATCGACCAGCTGCTGGTCGAGGCCGAAACCGCTCACCGGCTCGGCATCCCCGCCATCGCCCTGTTCCCGGTCACGCCGGCCGAACGCAAGAGCGAGGATGCCGCCGAGGCATTCAATCCCGAGGGCCTGGCCCAGCGGGCGGTGCGGGCGCTCAAGGCCGCCCTGCCGACGCTGGGCGTCATCACCGATGTGGCACTGGACCCCTTCACCACCCACGGCCAGGACGGACTGCTCGACGCCTCCGGCTATGTGCTGAACGACGAGACAGTGGAGGTGCTGGTCCGCCAGGCCCTGTCGCACGCCGAGGCCGGCGCCGACGTGGTTGCGCCCTCGGACATGATGGACGGGCGCATCGGCCGGATCCGCGCGGCGCTGGAGGCCGACGGTCACATCCATACCCGCATCCTGGCCTACTCGGCCAAGTATGCCTCCAGCTTCTACGGCCCCTTCCGCGACGCGGTCGGTTCAGCGGCCAACCTGGGCGCCGGCAACAAGTACACCTACCAGATGGATCCGGCCAACGGCGACGAGGCCATGCATGAGGTGGCACTGGATCTGGCCGAGGGCGCGGACATGGTCATGGTCAAGCCGGGCATGCCCTATCTCGACATCGTGTACCGGGTAAAACGCGACTTCGGCGTGCCCACCTATGTCTATCAGGTCAGTGGCGAGTACGCCATGCTGGAGGCGGCTGCGGGCCACGGCTGGCTGGACGGCCGCGCAGTGATTCTGGAGTCGCTGCTGGGCATGAAGCGCGCCGGCGCCGATGGCATCCTCACCTATTTCGCCTGCCGGGTTGCGCACTGGTTGCGCGAAGCCGAACAGGGCTGA
- a CDS encoding MlaC/ttg2D family ABC transporter substrate-binding protein: MRPTSYPVPPLRRLCALLLGGLLWAGAGLASIPTSPEEVVRQASEQVLARLQAEPAVQTQTERLHALVDEVLIDHMDMDRMARWVLGKYSRRVDEDQLARFSAAFRGLLVRTYATALTEYNGQAMRFLPVRQDAEDRVTVRTVIEQPAGPAIPIHFSLHNRDGAWKAYDIAIDGVSMLASYRTSFAAEIRRGGIEQLIESLQAQQTQGQGF, from the coding sequence ATGCGACCCACTTCATACCCAGTCCCTCCATTACGCCGCCTCTGCGCCCTGCTGCTCGGTGGACTGCTGTGGGCCGGCGCCGGGCTGGCCTCCATCCCGACGTCTCCCGAGGAAGTGGTGCGCCAGGCCTCGGAGCAGGTGCTGGCGCGGCTTCAGGCCGAGCCGGCGGTGCAGACCCAGACCGAGCGCCTGCACGCGCTGGTCGATGAGGTACTGATCGACCACATGGACATGGATCGCATGGCGCGCTGGGTGCTGGGCAAGTACTCGCGGCGCGTCGACGAGGACCAGCTGGCCCGTTTCAGCGCGGCCTTCCGCGGCCTGCTGGTGCGCACCTATGCCACGGCACTGACCGAGTACAACGGCCAGGCCATGCGCTTCCTGCCGGTGCGTCAGGATGCCGAGGACCGGGTCACGGTACGCACGGTGATCGAACAGCCGGCCGGGCCCGCCATTCCCATCCATTTCAGCCTGCACAATCGTGACGGGGCCTGGAAGGCCTACGACATCGCCATCGACGGGGTGAGCATGCTGGCCAGTTACCGCACCAGCTTCGCGGCCGAGATCCGCCGCGGCGGCATCGAGCAGCTGATCGAGTCGCTGCAGGCGCAGCAGACGCAGGGGCAGGGCTTCTGA
- a CDS encoding L-threonylcarbamoyladenylate synthase, whose amino-acid sequence MPNYPVIRPWQLRRTVHALDSGGLAAYPTEAVYGLGCDPLNPEAVQRLLTLKQRPMHKGLILIAAEFAQLEPWLTPLPATRRRTVLASWPGPHTWVWPVSEAVPVWLRGAHTSLAVRVTAHPLARALCAAFGGPLVSTSANPAGRRPARSPLRVHQYFPTGVDAILYGPCVGATGPTPIRDALTGEVLRPA is encoded by the coding sequence ATGCCGAACTACCCCGTCATCCGTCCCTGGCAGCTGCGCCGCACCGTGCATGCGCTTGATAGCGGCGGCCTGGCCGCCTATCCCACCGAGGCCGTCTACGGGCTGGGCTGCGATCCGCTGAACCCCGAGGCGGTACAACGCCTGCTCACGCTCAAGCAGCGGCCCATGCACAAGGGCCTGATCCTGATCGCGGCGGAGTTCGCCCAGCTCGAACCCTGGCTGACGCCGCTGCCGGCGACGCGGCGGCGGACAGTGCTGGCGAGCTGGCCGGGGCCGCACACCTGGGTCTGGCCGGTATCCGAAGCGGTGCCGGTCTGGCTGCGCGGCGCCCATACCAGCCTGGCCGTCAGGGTCACCGCCCATCCGCTGGCCAGGGCCCTGTGCGCGGCCTTTGGCGGGCCGCTGGTCTCGACCAGCGCCAATCCGGCCGGCCGGCGGCCGGCCCGCTCGCCGTTGCGGGTACACCAGTATTTCCCGACCGGGGTGGACGCCATCCTGTACGGCCCCTGCGTGGGCGCGACCGGCCCCACCCCCATCCGCGATGCCCTCACCGGCGAGGTCCTGCGGCCCGCCTGA
- a CDS encoding ammonium transporter, giving the protein MEDVIQLSYALDTFYFLVSGALVMWMAAGFSMLEAGMVRAKNTAEILTKNIALFAVASIMYMLVGYNIMYPGEAVSSVWPGISFLLGGDNTVEEVLASGGETYYSGMSDFFFQVVFVATAMSIVSGAVAERMKLWAFLIFAVVMTGFIYPMQGYWKWGGGFLDAAGFQDFAGSGVVHMCGAAAALAGVLLLGARKGKYGPDGQINPIPGANMPLATLGTFILWLGWFGFNGGSELMISNVDEANAVALVFVNTNMAAAGGVVAAMLTARLLFGKTDLTMALNGALAGLVAITAEPLAPTPLLATIVGVIGGILVVFSIITLDKLKIDDPVGAISVHGVVGMWGLLAVVLSNSDATLGGQLLGLVTILAWTFIASLIVWGVIKAVMGIRVSEEEEYEGVDLVECGLEAYPEFTGSKGSGI; this is encoded by the coding sequence GTGGAAGATGTGATTCAACTCAGTTATGCGCTCGATACCTTCTACTTCCTGGTATCCGGCGCTTTGGTAATGTGGATGGCCGCCGGCTTTTCCATGCTGGAGGCCGGTATGGTACGGGCCAAGAATACGGCCGAGATTCTGACCAAGAATATCGCCCTGTTCGCGGTCGCCAGCATCATGTACATGCTGGTCGGCTACAACATCATGTACCCCGGCGAGGCGGTCAGTTCGGTATGGCCGGGCATCAGCTTTCTGCTGGGCGGCGACAATACCGTTGAAGAGGTGCTGGCAAGCGGCGGAGAGACCTATTACTCCGGCATGTCGGACTTCTTCTTCCAGGTGGTGTTCGTGGCCACCGCCATGTCCATCGTCTCGGGCGCGGTCGCCGAGCGCATGAAGCTGTGGGCCTTCCTGATCTTCGCCGTGGTCATGACCGGCTTCATCTATCCGATGCAGGGCTACTGGAAGTGGGGCGGCGGTTTCCTCGATGCCGCGGGCTTCCAGGACTTCGCCGGTTCCGGTGTGGTGCACATGTGCGGCGCGGCCGCCGCCCTGGCCGGCGTACTGCTGCTGGGCGCACGCAAGGGCAAGTACGGCCCGGACGGTCAGATCAACCCTATCCCGGGCGCGAACATGCCGCTGGCCACACTGGGCACCTTCATCCTGTGGCTGGGCTGGTTCGGCTTCAACGGCGGCTCGGAGCTGATGATCTCCAACGTGGACGAGGCCAACGCCGTCGCCCTGGTGTTCGTCAACACCAACATGGCCGCCGCCGGCGGCGTGGTCGCCGCCATGCTCACCGCCCGCCTGCTGTTCGGCAAGACCGATCTGACCATGGCGCTCAACGGCGCGTTAGCCGGTCTGGTCGCGATCACGGCCGAACCGCTGGCCCCGACCCCGCTGCTGGCCACCATCGTCGGCGTGATCGGCGGCATCCTGGTGGTGTTCTCCATCATCACCCTGGACAAGCTGAAGATCGACGATCCGGTCGGCGCCATCTCGGTCCACGGCGTGGTCGGCATGTGGGGCCTGCTCGCAGTGGTGCTGTCCAACTCGGACGCCACCCTCGGCGGTCAGCTGCTCGGACTGGTCACCATCCTGGCCTGGACCTTCATCGCCAGCCTCATCGTCTGGGGTGTGATCAAGGCCGTGATGGGCATCCGCGTCAGCGAGGAGGAAGAGTACGAGGGCGTGGATCTGGTCGAGTGCGGCCTGGAGGCCTATCCCGAGTTCACCGGCTCCAAGGGCTCAGGCATCTGA
- the glnK gene encoding P-II family nitrogen regulator — translation MKLVTAIIKPFKLDDVREALSEIGVQGVTVTEVKGFGRQKGHTELYRGAEYVVDFLPKVKLEVAVNDDLLDRVLEAISKAANTGKIGDGKIFVYELEQAIRIRTGETGPDAL, via the coding sequence ATGAAGTTAGTAACGGCAATCATCAAGCCCTTCAAGCTGGACGATGTACGCGAGGCACTGTCCGAGATCGGGGTGCAGGGCGTCACCGTCACAGAGGTCAAGGGCTTCGGACGGCAGAAGGGCCACACCGAGCTGTACCGCGGCGCGGAATACGTCGTGGACTTCCTGCCGAAGGTCAAACTCGAAGTCGCAGTCAACGACGATCTGCTCGACCGCGTGCTGGAGGCCATCAGCAAGGCGGCCAATACCGGCAAGATCGGCGACGGCAAGATCTTCGTCTACGAGCTTGAGCAGGCCATTCGCATCCGTACCGGCGAAACCGGTCCGGACGCGCTCTGA
- a CDS encoding YifB family Mg chelatase-like AAA ATPase, giving the protein MSLAVVYSRAQLGIAAPLVSVEVHLSNGLPGLSIVGLPETAVRESKDRVRAALMNSGFEFPARRITINLAPADLPKEGGRFDLAIALGILAASRQLPPEPLQDHEFTGELSLSGELRPVTGVLPCALQCRQAGRTLVVPEANAAEAALVADGRALQAGHLLAVTAYLREDQSLEPARVCAGAAGPDTPLPDLAEVRGQAQARRVLEIAAAGGHSLLMVGPPGTGKTLLAQRLPGILPALDAAEAVETAALRSICGCRIDPGAWGRRPFRAPHHTASAVALVGGGSNPRPGEISLAHNGVLFLDELAEFERRVLEALREPLETGSITISRAARQAEFPARFQLVAAMNPCPCGYHGDPTRACRCSPDQIRRYRGRLSGPLLDRFDLQIEVPRQALDWQSAGGGEPSAVVRERVLAARAAQQRRAGRVNARLEVRALTRDCDLVPELQRFLQQAIERLDLSARAAHRVLRVARTIADLAGAEALALAHLSEALQYRVLDRPLP; this is encoded by the coding sequence ATGTCACTGGCCGTGGTCTACAGCCGCGCCCAGCTGGGGATCGCCGCGCCGCTGGTCAGCGTCGAGGTCCACCTGAGCAACGGCCTGCCGGGTCTGTCCATCGTGGGTCTGCCGGAGACGGCGGTGCGCGAGAGCAAGGACCGGGTACGTGCCGCGTTGATGAACAGCGGTTTCGAGTTTCCGGCCCGCCGCATCACCATCAACCTGGCCCCGGCCGACCTGCCCAAGGAAGGCGGGCGTTTTGATCTGGCCATCGCGCTGGGCATTCTGGCCGCCTCCCGACAACTTCCCCCTGAGCCGCTGCAGGATCACGAATTCACCGGCGAACTGTCACTGTCCGGCGAACTGCGCCCGGTCACCGGCGTGCTGCCCTGTGCCCTGCAGTGCCGGCAGGCCGGGCGGACCCTGGTCGTGCCCGAGGCCAACGCCGCCGAGGCCGCGCTGGTCGCCGACGGGCGTGCGCTGCAGGCGGGCCATCTGCTGGCGGTGACCGCTTACCTGCGTGAAGATCAGTCATTAGAGCCGGCCCGCGTTTGCGCCGGCGCTGCGGGCCCGGACACCCCCTTGCCCGATCTGGCCGAGGTGCGGGGCCAGGCCCAGGCCCGCCGGGTGCTGGAGATCGCTGCCGCCGGCGGTCACAGTCTGCTGATGGTCGGCCCGCCCGGGACCGGCAAGACCCTGCTGGCCCAGCGCCTGCCCGGCATCCTCCCGGCGCTGGATGCGGCCGAGGCGGTGGAGACGGCCGCCTTGCGCTCCATCTGCGGCTGCCGCATCGACCCAGGCGCCTGGGGCCGCCGTCCCTTCCGGGCCCCGCACCACACTGCCTCGGCCGTGGCCCTGGTCGGCGGCGGATCCAATCCCCGCCCCGGCGAGATTTCGCTGGCGCACAATGGGGTGTTGTTCCTCGACGAGCTGGCCGAGTTCGAGCGCCGGGTGCTGGAGGCGCTGCGCGAGCCGCTTGAGACCGGCAGCATCACCATCTCGCGCGCCGCCCGTCAGGCCGAGTTCCCGGCCCGCTTTCAGCTGGTGGCCGCCATGAACCCCTGCCCCTGCGGCTACCACGGTGATCCCACCCGGGCCTGCCGCTGCAGCCCGGACCAGATCCGACGTTACCGCGGTCGCCTGTCCGGGCCGCTGCTGGACCGCTTCGATCTGCAGATCGAGGTGCCGCGCCAGGCGCTGGACTGGCAGAGCGCCGGCGGCGGCGAACCCAGCGCGGTGGTGCGGGAGCGGGTGCTGGCGGCGCGCGCAGCTCAGCAGCGTCGCGCGGGTCGGGTCAACGCCCGCCTGGAGGTGCGCGCCCTGACGCGGGACTGCGACCTCGTGCCGGAGCTGCAGCGCTTCCTGCAGCAGGCGATCGAGCGTCTGGATCTGTCCGCCCGCGCCGCCCACCGGGTGCTGCGGGTGGCGCGCACCATCGCCGATCTGGCTGGCGCCGAGGCGCTGGCGCTGGCGCATCTGAGCGAAGCACTGCAGTACCGTGTCCTCGACCGGCCGCTGCCCTGA